The genomic window CCGCGCGGATCATTCCTCCCGTGGATGCCATGTTCCGCAGCATCGCTCAGAGTGCAGAGCCCGATTGGGTGCCTGCGTTTGAAGACATGGCCAAGGCGATCGAAGAGCCGGGGTTTCTGGAGCGTTTGCAGGGCTTTTCACCACCCATGCACGCCCTCACGCGGGATACCTGCTCTATTACCCGGATGTCGGCGTCCAACAAGATCAACGTTGTTCCCCCGGAGTCCTGGGGTGAGCTGGATTGCAGGATTCTTCCCGACAAACCCGTGGAAGAATTTGTAGAGGAGCTGCGAGAGCTGGTGGCGCCCAGCGGCGTGGAAGTGGAAGTGCTGATGGCGTTCTCGCCGGCGATTACCGATACCGGTTCGCGCCTTTACTCTGCCATTACCGATATCACTGCGGAGCGGCATCCGGGATCGCGGGTGATGCCCTCGGTGTCAGCGGGTTTTACGGACAGCCACTTTACGCGGGATGCGGGCATCGCCAGCTACGGCTTTACGCCCACGGTGATACCCGAAGAAGAGATGGTGCGAATTCACGGCAACGACGAAAGGATCAGCGAGGCTGCCTTTCGTCGAGGAGTAGATGACCATCTGGCCATCATCGAAGCCGTGGTTTACGACTGAGGTCTGTCGTTCTGGTGCGGAATGCTTAGCTTTGCTGGCGCCGGCGCAGCAGTAACAGGGCGCCGACAGCCATCAGGGGGAGGGAGCCGGGTACGGGGACGGCGTTTACTCTCAAGGTTTGCCACTCAGTGGAAGTCTGTCCGGTAGTCCTGGCTGTCTGCGAGGTTTCAAAGGTCCGGTAGCGAGCTGAGTTGATTCCGTCGCAGCATCCTTCAAAGCCCAGCAACGTGAGCGAGAAGCTTCCGACATCGGAGAATTCGTAGCTCAGAACGTCACTATTGTTCCAGTTTTTGCTCCACCAGATATCAGTGTTGTAGTAGTCAATGGGTGCGTCCTCATAGTCGGCGAGGATGAAGCCACCCAGACCCCAATCAAGACCAAACTCAAACTCTACGGAGCCCGACAGGCTGCCGTTAATTGTGTAGAGCGCACCATAATCCTCGCGAGTACCGTTACAGGTTTTACGATAGCTGATGCCCTCAAAAGCCTCGAGATCCTTGCTACAAACCTCACCCTCGCTTGAGTTAAAAGCGTCCAGGGCTGCGTCGTAGCGATCACCGTTGTCGCCGCCAAGATCTCTCGCCGAGTACTCTGTGCTGACCATTTGTACATTGATGGAATCAATCACAAGACCCGCATTCGCAAGACCTGAAAAAGCAGCGATGGTCAGACCGGCAACTAGTTGTGTGTAACGCATGATTCAGTACTTTTATCTGGATGTGATGCCATTGGGCCCCATTCAGGGCTCCCAGGCACCCCACGGGGCTGTTCTCTGCGAAATCCATCACGTTTTCTGCGCGCTTTGCGATAAAACTGTGACGGGCGTCACGAGGCGCCGGCGTTGATACAAACCCTTGTGCTTTGACCCGAGCGCCATTGCACCAGAGAATGGAGCTGCTTTTTCCGCAAACCCACGGAGACTCAGGTGACCACACGTAAGCAATGGCAGTTGCATCCAACCCTGGCCAGGGATTGCCATGTGCTGGGTGGCACCGCTGACGTCGAACTTTTGCTCCACCGCAATGCGCTCCTCCACTGGTTTATTCTTGTACCCCACACGTCGGCTCTGGACCTCCTCGATCTACCGGACCATGAGCGGGAAGCCCTGCTGAACCAGGCACGGGGGGTGAGCGATTATCTGAAACAGACGCTGGACTACCCGCGGGTCAACGTGGGGGCGCTGGGCTTGGTGGTGCCTCAACTTCATTTGCATGTTGTTGGTCGCCGGGAGGGAGATCCCTGTTGGCCAGCGCCTGTGTGGGGAAATCTGGATGCCGGGAGCAGCTATACATCCGCACAGATTGATGAGCTGACAAAGGCGATGAACGCCCTCGGCTTAGGCAATGCTTGAAACTTTCTTTCCGCGGTCCGATCATGGCGGTCCCGTAAAAATATAAACGAGAATCCGCCATGCTCATTGTTGAGTCTTACAGCATCGCCGTAGCGATGTGCCTGATCACCATGCTGTGTTGGGGGTCCTGGGCGAACACGCAAAAGCTCGCGAGCAACGAGTGGCAGTTCCAGCTTTTTTACTGGGACTATTCCCTCGGCGTGTTACTGCTCACCCTGCTGTTTGCTTTTACCATCGGTTCCTCCGGCGAAGAAGGCCGGGCCTTTATGCCCGACATCTCCCAGGCCGGCTCCGAGGCTGTGCGCTCCGCCTTTATCGGCGGCGTGGTCTTCAATCTCGCCAACATCCTTCTGGTTGTCGCCATCGATATTGCGGGGATGGCGGTGGCCTTCCCCGTGGCCATCGGTCTTGCGCTGGTGATCGGCGTGGTCACCAACTACATGGCCGCTCCCGTGGGGGACCCGGTGTTTCTGTTCACCGGCGTCGGCCTGGTGACCGCCGCGATCATTGTTTGCGCTCTGATCTACGCGCGGCTGCCCCAGGACGAGGGCCGCTCCGTAGGCAAAGGTCTGGCCATCTCTGTCATTGCCGGTATCGCCATGGGCTTCTTCTATCGTTTTGTCGCGGCGTCTATCTCCATGGACTTTGCAAATCCCGAGGCCGGGCTTATGACACCCTACAGCGCGGGTGTGGTGTTTGCCGTGGGACTTCTCCTGTCCAACGTTATCTGGCTGGTGCCCCTGATGTACAAGCCCATCTCCGGCGAAGTAGCGCCCATCGGCGAGTACTTCAGCAAGGGCACGCCGCGTCTTCATCTCGTGGGTATTCTGGGCGGTGCGATCTGGTGCGTGGGCTTCTCCTTCAGCTTCATCGCCTCCGGAGCAGCAGGACCCGCTATTTCCTACGGACTCGGTCAGGGCGCGACCATGGTCGCCGCCTTCTGGGGCGTGTTTATCTGGAAGGAGTTCAAGGATGCCCCGGAGGGCACCTCGATGATGATCGCTGCGATGTTCGCGCTGTTCTTCGTGGGGCTGGGGTTGATCGTTTACTCACGCTAGTTGTCTTCGCATTGCTCGCACGTTAGCGAGGCCGGCGCCCACTAAAGCCATGAGGTAGGCGTAGAGAGCGCCTTCCTCTGAGATCCTAACGCTTGCGAGCGGGGACTATGCTTGTTGATGCAGTGAGGGAGCGTCGGCGTCCAAGGATGGACGCCGCCGAGCTGCCATGGATGGCGCTTTTTGCGTCTCCCGAGCGCATCGACAAGTATCGTCCCCGCGTCACAGTCGTGAGTGCATAAGCCTTTAGTAGGCCTCAGTCCCCACCCCACCAGTAACAATCGCCACTCCCGCACTGCAACCCAGGCGATTGGCGCCTGCGTTCAGCATGGCGATGGCCGTATCCCGGTCACGAATACCGCCCGAGGCTTTCACGCCGATGTCCAGACCCACGACGCTGCGCATAAGGGCGACGTCTTCCACCGTGGCGCCGCCGGTGCTGAAGCCTGTTGAGGTTTTGACAAAAGCGACGCCGAGGTCCCGGCAGATCTCGCAGGCCAGGCGCTTGTGGGACTCGGTGAGTAAGCAGGTTTCGAGAATAACTTTCAGGGGCACCTCAGAACAGCTGGCTAGCACTTCCGCAATACCGCGGTGCACAGCGTCCCAGTCACCGGCAAGAGCCTCGCCCACAGACAGCACCATGTCTATTTCCTGGGCGCCGGCATCAATCGCCATGCGCGCTTCTGCCGCTGTAGCGGCGGGTAGGGAGGCTCCCAGGGGAAACCCCACGACGGAGCAGGTTTTTACGGAGCTACCCGCAAGCTGCCTGCTTACCCGCGGCACCCAGAGACTGTTGACGCACACGGCAGCGAAGCGATGTTCCAGTGCCTCCTCGCAGATGCGATCGATATCTACACGGCGAGCTTCGGGTTTTAGCAGGGTGTGATCGATGGCGGCGGCGATGCTGGCGTTGTCGTAGCTATTCATGGAGCAGGCTCTAATGCAGGCGAATTCAGGGTTGGTTAGGCTACACTGTCGCGCATCGAATAAGAACGGAAGCACTGCTATGAAAATCGCTGTTATTGGCTCCTGCATGGTTGATCTCATCGCCTATACGGACACCGTGCCCAAGGCGGGAGAAACCCTCGTTGCAAAGGAATTCGCCATGGGCTGTGGGGGTAAAGGCGCTAATCAGGCCGTTGCGGCCTCAAAACTCGGCGCTGAGGTCCTCATGATGGGGCGCGTGGGGGATGATGCGTTTGCGGACAACACTCTGGCTAATTTTGAAAAATACGGTGTCAGCACCGAGCACGTTAGCAAGGTGCCGGGCGTCTCCAGTGGTGTCGCACCGATCTGGGTGGACGCGGACTCCCAGAACCGTATTCTGATTATTCCGGGCGCCAACATGCATCTGCTCCCCGCTGATATTACGGCGGCAAAGGATCAATTGAAGCAATGCAGCATGATTATTCTGCAGCTGGAGATACCGCTGGAGACGGTCTACGCCGCCATTGAATTTGGTAACGCCAATGGCATACCCGTACTTCTGAATCCCGCGCCCGCGAGTACCGAACTCAATATTGATTACGCCTGTCGTTGCGATTACTTCGTCCCGAACGAGACCGAGCTGGAAATTTTGACGGGCATGCCCGTGGATACCGAGGATCAGATTGCCCAGGCCGCAGGCTCTCTACTGGCTAAGGGCCTCAAGAATCTGATTGTGACCCTGGGAGACAAGGGCGCGCTGTGGATGCACGGGGGCGAGCGCAGGCACATTACCGCACCCTCCGTCGGCGCCGTGGATACCACGGGTGCCGGGGATGCCTTTATCGGTTGTTTTGCGGCGGAACTTGCCGCCGGTACGGAGGTGGAAGCCGCCATTGGCCGCGCCGTGAGCTACGCGTCCCACAGCGTTACGGGCAAGGGCACCCAGACCTCCTACGCCACAGCTGATGAATTCAGCCAGTGGCAGACCGCTGCCGGTTAACAGGTTCGTTGGAGACACGAACCGGAGGGCGCTTGTTATCGTATCTCTATTGGAGTACCACTAGCCCCGATGCAAATGTCGCAGAAAATCATTTGTGACAGGCAATAGAATGCCAAGAGACAGCTGAGAGCAAGCGAAGAGCAAGCCCAAAGAACGGCAAGAGAATCAAACTTATGACTCTGTTTACAAAAACCGCCTCAATCCTCACCACCTCCCTTTTCCTCACCGGCATGAGCATGAGCTCCCTTGCCGATTGGGAACTTGATGGAGAGCGTTCGACGGTACAGTTTATGTCCGTGAAGAACGCCAGTGTGGCTGAGCTGCACCACTTCCGATCCATCACCGGGGGCATCAGCGATACCGGTGCAGCGCAGGTTGCTCTGGATCTGGACAGCGTTGAAACCCTGGTGCCCATCCGCAACCAGCGCATGCGCGAACTGCTGTTTGAGACTGTGCGGTTTCCCGCGGCCATATTACGCGCCGAGGTGCCGAAGTCCCTCAGCGAGCTTCCTGTGGGTGAGACCCGTGATACCGCCATAGAGGTGGAGGTCGATCTCCACGGTGCCAAGCAGTCCTACACCACGGAGGTCCTCGTAACGCGGCTAAAGGACGGTGGCCTGCAGGTGGTGATCAGTGAGCCTCTTCTGGTAAAAGCCGCAGACTTCGGTCTTGCCGATGGTATTGAAGTACTCCGCGAAGTCGCGGGACTGCAAAGCATCAGCACCGCCGTCCCCGTGTCCGGTCAGCTGGTGTTTGTTCCCGACTCGGAGTGATCAGCCCGGGTTGCGGGGTCGGGCTCCAAGGCTCGCTGCCAGGCGCTGGTAGTTCGGGTTTTGCGGGGCCAGGGTTAGAAGCTTCCGGGCATAGCGCCGGGCCATGTCGGTTTTACCAAGCTCTGCGCTGTAGTTAACCAGGGCCAGAAGCACCTGCTCGTCCGCGGGCAAGGCACTATGCAGCTTGCCAAGGGTTGTCAGCGCACCGGGAGCATCACCGAAGTCGTGTTGGGCAACACCGTAAACAAAGCGGTGGCGTGATCCTGCGGTTTCCAGCGCAGCTGCCTTGCCCAGCCAGTCGAGCGCCCTATCCCGATTGCCTCCTCTGGCTTCCAGCAGTCCGAGGGCGTGCATGGCATCACCACTTTGAGGATTCACCCCGAGCGCTTTCTCAAGCTGTACACGAGCCTCGGCTTCCCGGCCCTGGCCGCGCAAAAGATCCGCAAGATTCAGATAGGCCGATATCAGCTGGGGATTCAGAGCCAGCGCTTCGCGATAGGCGGATTCAGCCGCGGGGAAATCGCCCCGCGTGGCGTTAAAGATACCCAGCTGCATGCTGGTAGCCGGCATATCCAGATGCTGGCGCTGCACGGCTTTATATTCATCAAACAGAGTCAGCAGTGACTGCTGACGCGCCGGGCTCAGTTCATCCAGAGGCACCGCCGCCAGACTCATGGCCACCTCCATACGCACCCCGGTCACGGGATCTTTAATCAGCGGCGCCAGCGCCAGATAGCGCCGCGTCACGGGCAGCTGCTGCATTGCTCTTACGGCGGAAATACGCAGCAGGGGGTCATCGGCGATGAGCAGGTTCTGGGCGATTTGCAGGGACCCTTCGGCGCCGCTGGCAGAGGCCCGCTCCAGGGCAGTGGCCCGCCAGATGGACGACTCCTTACCGTCTTTTGCGATTTCAAGGAGTGTTGGCGCAGCGCGAAGATCGCCCCGCTGGAGGGCGGCCATGGCCACGGCCCGGTGTTGGCTGGTGTTGCCGAAGTCCGTACCCCAGTCCCGAAGGGCATCCAGGGCCCACTGCGGTGACTGGTCCGCGTGGCAGTCCGTGCAGGCGTTCGGGGTGTCGATCATCACGCTCAGATCGGGGCGGGGTATGCGCATGGAATGATCCCGCCGCGCGTCCACGCCCATATAGGTTTTCGCCGGCATATGGCAATCCACACACTGCGCCCCGGCGCTCGTCGCGGGGTGATGATGGTGTTCGGGAGAATCAAAAACCTCGGATTTGTGGCACTGGGCGCACACCCCATTCCCCTCGGCTCGGAGCTTGTTTGAATGGGGCTCATGGCAGTTGGCGCAAACCACTCCCGCCTGAGACATCTTGCTCTGCATAAAGGACCCGTAGACGTAGACCTCGTCGAGGATCTGGCCGTCGTGGTGATACAGGGGTTCACCCAGCAGGGAGAGGCGATGCGTGTCTGACAGGGGTTTTCCGTAATCGTAATGACCCAGGGTGCTGCGTCTCGCGTGGCAGCGGGCGCAGTTGTCCACCTGCTGTTGATCATTGAGGGTGCTTCTGCGGCGCGCTATTGCGCTGCCCTCGGGAAAGTACCACTGCCCCCGGGCGCTCAGGTCGGTCTGCAGCCCCGAGGCATTGTTGCTGCCGAGAGCGCCGGACTGCGCCAGCGACACGTGCGTGCTGCCGGGCCCATGGCAGCTCTCGCAGCCTACGTCCTCTTCAAAAAACGTCGTGGCGAAACGCCGGGTGTCGGCGTTGTAGTTCTTTTGCACATCGGTGCTGTGGCACTCGGCACAGCGGGTGTTCCAATTGAGATAGGGACCGGTCCAGTGGAGGGGGTCGTCGTAGCGAATCTCCTCGTCGGGGAAGAGGTGGTACCAGCGCTGGCCGCCTTCCTCGACGTCTCTCGTGTCCCAGGCCACGGCCAGGGCCTGGAGTCGGCCGTCTTCCATGGGTAACAGATACTGTTGCAGCGGGTCCACGCCAAACACCCAGGCCACGGGATATTCCGTGATGATGCCGTCAGGTCCGTCGGTGCGCACAAAGTAGTTGCCGTCGCGGGTAAGAAACTGCGTCTCCGTGCCAAAGTATTCAAAACGGGCGTTATCAAAGTCCCCCAGTACCGTATCCGGCGTGGGCTTTTGCATGGCCAGGTCATGGTGCGAGCCACTCCATTGGCTATGTTCGCTGTCGTGGCAGCCGGCGCATTTCTCTGCGCCTATAAAGATCGGCTGGTCTGCGGTCGCCGACTCCGCCAAAGCCCCTGCGGCGCTTCCCAAAGAAAATGCCACAGCAACCGCCCAGAGGACCGCACGACAATATCGAGGGTAGCGAGAGTAGCGAGAATAACGACTGTGAACAGATACGGGTGTAGCCATGGCGGGTTTGTTGGAGCCTCACTTACCGGGGTCGTGGATGCAGAAAACTGGCGCATCCGCATGGTAACGCAAACTGCGTCTCCCTCTGGGGGGATATAGACAGGGACTTGCCCGGGTTCGTAGACTCGGCTCTGCGTTTTTTCTGGGGAAGCCTGCCTTGAAGCTGGGAATTTTAAAAACGGATGCCGTGCGCGAAGAGTGGGTCACGGACTTTGGTGAGTATCCGGATATGTTCGCGGCGCTGCTGGGTGCCCGGGATCCCGAAATGGAGTTCGTTACCTACGATGTGCGACTGAACGAATATCCCGAGGATATTGACGAGGTCGATGCCTACCTCATGACCGGAAGTCGTCACAGCGTTTACGACGATCTACCGTGGATAGCACCGCTCATGGATTTTGTCCGGGAGCTCGACGGCCGTCGTAAAAAGCTCGTGGGCATTTGTTTTGGCCACCAGCTGATTGCCCAGGCTCTGGGCGGTAAAACGGAAAAAGCTGAGGCCGGCTGGGGTGTGGGGATGCACTACCATCGCTTCTCCGTGCGCCCGGATTGGTTTGACGACGGCGATCTGGAGTTTCCTATTCTGGTTACTCATCAGGATCAGGTCACGGCCAATGCGCCGGGAGCAGAAGTGCTCGCAAGCAGTGATTTTTGCCCCAACGCCGTGTGCCAGATCGGGGAGCATATTCTCACCCTGCAGGGGCATCCGGAGTTTGTGAACGATTACTCCCGGGCGATCATGGAATTTCGCCGGGAAATCATCACCGAGCCCGTTTATCAATCCGGCATAGCATCCCTGGCGCAGCAGCCCGCTACGGAGCGCATGGCTCAGTGGATATTGCGTTTTTTAAAACGCTAGAAGTCCTGCCCTGAAACCCGGCTTCAGGGATTGTCGTGGTGTCGCACCTTTGCCTGCATGGCGTCGAGATACTCGTCCAACTCGGCATCATTGGAAAACACCGCCATGTCCGGGAGCGCCTGGAGAATCTGAAAAACTTTCTCGATCTGCGGCTGGCGATTGGCCACGGCGAGACTGCGCCCGGCGCTCTTGAGTTGTTTGGCCGCCTTGAAGATTACCCGCAAGCCCGCTGAGCTCACGTAATCCAGGGCCTGCATATCCAGCAGCACCATCTGCCAGTCTTCGGCAATGGCATCGTTCAGCGTTGCCTCAAAACCGGGTGCCGTGTCGGTGTTGAGGCCGCCGATCATGCTCACCCGCAGGAGGGATTTGGCGGGGTCTTCATGTCGCTGGGTATCAAGGTTCATGATTCAATCTCCCGTAGGGGCCGGCGTGTCGTGTTCAGCAGGTGATGCCAGGTCTATTCGTAAGCGCAGTATATTGCGCCCCTCTTCGCGGTGATAGGACTGGCGCGAGGTCAGTTGCGTTATGAGGTGCAGCCCGAGGCCGCCGATGCTCGCGTCCTCGGTGTTCTGCCCCAGGGTTGAGCGCTGAGCGTCCGCGAGGGGGTTGTAAGCGTGTCCGGGATCGACACATTCCAGCTCTACTCTGTCCACGAAACGCTCGAGGCCGAGGCTCAGAGAGGCGTTAGCTTCCGTTTGAGCATGATCACGGATATTGCAGACCACCTCTTCCAGAACCAGCTGCATATCGTGGAGCTTGCTCTCGGGAAGTCCCTGGGCCTGCCATTGCTCCTCCAGCCAGCGCGCTGCCTCCCCCGGCAAACTGTCATCGATGCCGAGACTGCTTCGCTCCGCCTGCAGGGGCGCGCGACGCTCCCCGGGTATCTCAAGGAGCATGAGCGACATGTCGTCAAACTGAGGCGCCCCGGCGACAAAGGTATCGACGGCGGCAAAGATAGCCTCACCGGCCTCATTCAGGGGCAGGTTGTCCGGCTGCGCCAGAATCTCGTAGAGGCGGTCTTCGCCCAGCAGTTCATCACGGATGTCCTGGGCCTCATCAAAGCCATCGGTGTAGATCACCAGACGGTCGTCCCTTTGAAGCTGAATGCTGTTGGCGGGAAAGCTCAGCCCTTCCTGGAGTCCGAGGGCCGGACCGCGTTCCTGCGCGATGACGTGGCTTTGCCCCTCCCGGAGGAGTACCGGTGCGGTGTGTCCGCCACTGGCAAAAAGCAGTTCAAGACTCTGAAGATCCAGCACAGCAATAAACAGCGTCAGAAACATGCAGCTCTCGTTGTCCCGGGTGAGAGCTTCGTTGAGCTGCTGAAGAGCGATGTGCGGAGGCACGGGAGCAGGCTGAACTTCCCATTGCTGGATAAGACTGATCGCCCGGGCCATAAACAGCGCTGCGGGCACCCCTTTGTCAGAAACATCGCCAATACTGATCAGTAAGTACTGACCAAGCTGCTGGAAAGCGTAGAGATCTCCGCCCACGGCCTTTGCCGGGCGAACGCGGGCCCATAAGGTCAGCGCCTCATGATGGAATTCGGCCTGACCACCCTGGGGCAGCATGGCCATCTGAATTTCCCGGGCGGCACCGAGTTCGCCATCCATACGGCTGCGCTGCACCGCGGCGGCCTCAAGATCCCGTAAGTACTGACCGAGATCCTGACGCATGCCGTCAAAGGCAGTCACCAGTTGGCTGACTTCGTCATCACCATCGGCCTCGGGAAGGGCAACGTCCAGCTCACCCCGGGCGATGGACCTGCTGGCGTCCGCAAGCTCGAGAAGCGGGGCGGTGAGCCGCCGGGCGACAATCCCGATCACCAATGCCACGAGGAGTAGCATGCCCGCCCCCACGATGAGTACCCGGACCTGATAGCTGTGCAGGGGCTGCAACAGCGATGCTTCGGAGTAGACAATACCCACGGACCAGGCAACGCCCTCCACATTGGCGATGCGCAGCTGGCAGATCTCATTGCCATCGGGGCAGCTGACGGTGGTGTGTCCGCCGCTCGCCTTTGTCCTTTGCAGCCAGCTCTGCCAGTCGCTGACGGCGTCACCGTGGAGCACCTCACTCAGGGGTGCACTTATCACCCTGCCGTCGGGCGCTCCGATGAGGGTCCCCCGGGACGTGAGCATGAAACCAAAACCCCGGTCGTCCACGCGCAGATCCTCGAGGTATTCGTAAAGATCCCTGAGTCGAATATCAATGGTAGCGACGCCTATAAATGTTTGTCCGCCGTCCGGGGTATTGCGATGCAGGGGTACAGAGAAAGTTGCGAGCTCCACCATCGCACCCGTGGACTCGAAGTAGGGTTCGACCCAGGCGGGAGCACCGGTATCCCGGATAGAGGCAAACCACGGTTCTTCCCAATAGAGGGCCGCGGCGCTCGCGAGGTCAGCGCTCATGAGCTCGCTGCCCCGGCGATAGCGATAGGGCGCGAGGCCCGAGGGCGAGGGGCTGTAAGCCGGATCCAGGGCAATGGCCGCCGCAAATACCTCGGGATTACTGTCGAGGAGACTGCGCAGCACCTTGTCCATGCGCGCCTCATCGGGCACTTCTTCCATCGCCTCTCCAAGAAAGCGAAGCGATGACTCAAGACCGCGGGTAAGTTCCTGAATGCGCAGCACCGCAGCAGCTATGGAGTTCCTGGCGTTTGCTTCAAGGCCCGCGGCAATCTGCGCCCGGGATATTCGATAGTCGATAAACAGACCCGTCGCAATCACGACGGCGGCCACCAGAGCTACGGGAATAACCAGCCGCGCCGTGAATGAGCGGCCCACGATCGTGGCTACCAACTACCGGTGTTGGCCATGGAGACCCAGGGCTCCTGCGGCGCCAGGGATTCTCCTGCCTGGAGTAGCTCGATGGAAATCCCATCGGGAGAGCGGACAAAAGCCATATGGCCGTCCCGGGGCGGGCGATTGATCGTGACGCCGGCATCCATCAGCCGCTGACAGGTCGCGTAAATGTCGTCTACCCGATAGGCGAGATGGCCAAAATTACGTCCGCCGTCGTATTCCTCGGGGTCCCAGTTGTGGGTGATTTCTACCTTGGGGGCACGTTTCTCTCCACCCTGTTCTATATCGCCGGGGGCGGCGAGAAAAACCAGGGTAAAACGCCCCTCTTCGCTGTCGTAGCGACTGGTCTCCACAAGTCCCAGCGTGTCGCAGTAAAAGGCCAGGGTTTCTTTTAAATCCCGGGCGCGAACCATGGTGTGCAGGTACTGCATGCTGATCATCCGTTTAAGAGCGAGCTAGTGATACTAGGCAGCTCCCCGCCCGGCGGCAAGTCTCCCGGCCGCGTGCCTTCCCGGCGGCGGTTTCGGACAGACCCGGCGATGGTATTGCCGCTTTGCTTGTGTAGAATGTGCCGCCCTTTTGCCGGATATTCGTATTTATGTGGTTCAAAAATCTGCGGGCCTACCGCATGACTCGCGGTCTTGAGTTCTCTGCGGAGCAGTTGGAGGACAAGCTTGCAGGTCGCGGGTTCAAACCCTGCACGCCGGCGCAGCCCCTTTCCGTAGGCTGGGTACCGGCCCTGGGGGAAGGTGCCGAGATGCTGGTCCATGCCGCGGACGGCCGCATGATGCTATGCCTTCGCCGTGAAGAAAAAATTCTGCCGCCCTCGGTGGTGCGGGACCTGGTAAAAGAGCGGGTCGAAGCCATCGAAGCGCAACAGGGCCGCAAGGTCTATCGCAAGGAAAAACTCTCTCTCAAGGACGAGGTTACCCAGGACTGCATGCCCCGGGCTTTCAGCCGCCATGCGGAGCTGCGTCTGATTATCGATCCCCAGGCGCGCTGGGTATTGGTGGACTCCGCCAGCGCTTCCCGGGCCGAAGAGGCGCTTAATCTCTTGCGGGAGTGTGTGGGCAGCTTTCCGGTGCTGTTGCCCCAGACTGCGCATGCGCCCGCGGCGGCGATGACCAGCTGGCTGGCTAACTCCAGCCTCCCGGAAGATCTTCAGGCCCGGGAGGAATGTGAGCTTCGTGATATGGGGGAGCAGGCGGCGGTGATACGCTGCAAGGGTCTGGATCTGTACAGCGACGAGGTGCGGCAGCATCTCCAGGGCACGACCCAGGTAGTGCGCCTTGCCCTGGGTTGGCAGGAGCAGCTGCAGTTTGTCCTTGGCGACGATCTCTGTCTGCGCCGGATCAAGTTTTCTGACGCCCTTGTCAAAGAGAATGATGAATTGATGGACGAGGATCGCCTGGCGAGGTTGGACGCGGATTTTGCCCTCATGGCACCCACGCTGACGACTATCCAGGATCGTC from Congregibacter litoralis KT71 includes these protein-coding regions:
- a CDS encoding STAS domain-containing protein, whose translation is MNLDTQRHEDPAKSLLRVSMIGGLNTDTAPGFEATLNDAIAEDWQMVLLDMQALDYVSSAGLRVIFKAAKQLKSAGRSLAVANRQPQIEKVFQILQALPDMAVFSNDAELDEYLDAMQAKVRHHDNP
- a CDS encoding SpoIIE family protein phosphatase translates to MGRSFTARLVIPVALVAAVVIATGLFIDYRISRAQIAAGLEANARNSIAAAVLRIQELTRGLESSLRFLGEAMEEVPDEARMDKVLRSLLDSNPEVFAAAIALDPAYSPSPSGLAPYRYRRGSELMSADLASAAALYWEEPWFASIRDTGAPAWVEPYFESTGAMVELATFSVPLHRNTPDGGQTFIGVATIDIRLRDLYEYLEDLRVDDRGFGFMLTSRGTLIGAPDGRVISAPLSEVLHGDAVSDWQSWLQRTKASGGHTTVSCPDGNEICQLRIANVEGVAWSVGIVYSEASLLQPLHSYQVRVLIVGAGMLLLVALVIGIVARRLTAPLLELADASRSIARGELDVALPEADGDDEVSQLVTAFDGMRQDLGQYLRDLEAAAVQRSRMDGELGAAREIQMAMLPQGGQAEFHHEALTLWARVRPAKAVGGDLYAFQQLGQYLLISIGDVSDKGVPAALFMARAISLIQQWEVQPAPVPPHIALQQLNEALTRDNESCMFLTLFIAVLDLQSLELLFASGGHTAPVLLREGQSHVIAQERGPALGLQEGLSFPANSIQLQRDDRLVIYTDGFDEAQDIRDELLGEDRLYEILAQPDNLPLNEAGEAIFAAVDTFVAGAPQFDDMSLMLLEIPGERRAPLQAERSSLGIDDSLPGEAARWLEEQWQAQGLPESKLHDMQLVLEEVVCNIRDHAQTEANASLSLGLERFVDRVELECVDPGHAYNPLADAQRSTLGQNTEDASIGGLGLHLITQLTSRQSYHREEGRNILRLRIDLASPAEHDTPAPTGD
- a CDS encoding VOC family protein, translating into MQYLHTMVRARDLKETLAFYCDTLGLVETSRYDSEEGRFTLVFLAAPGDIEQGGEKRAPKVEITHNWDPEEYDGGRNFGHLAYRVDDIYATCQRLMDAGVTINRPPRDGHMAFVRSPDGISIELLQAGESLAPQEPWVSMANTGSW
- the rdgC gene encoding recombination-associated protein RdgC produces the protein MWFKNLRAYRMTRGLEFSAEQLEDKLAGRGFKPCTPAQPLSVGWVPALGEGAEMLVHAADGRMMLCLRREEKILPPSVVRDLVKERVEAIEAQQGRKVYRKEKLSLKDEVTQDCMPRAFSRHAELRLIIDPQARWVLVDSASASRAEEALNLLRECVGSFPVLLPQTAHAPAAAMTSWLANSSLPEDLQAREECELRDMGEQAAVIRCKGLDLYSDEVRQHLQGTTQVVRLALGWQEQLQFVLGDDLCLRRIKFSDALVKENDELMDEDRLARLDADFALMAPTLTTIQDRLISLFGGEDNA